One genomic segment of Bacteroidota bacterium includes these proteins:
- a CDS encoding DegT/DnrJ/EryC1/StrS family aminotransferase, with the protein MIRLLPLDQLSENQQSPEEALAQFDAIGSSDLKEITGNEYELFQSGTAAIRAIVEYLYLTWEDEVFITTTTGSSYVSTCVSATVFNYCKLSRVLTDKTKAIFVIHTYGFPHPELMSLRKTANDLNIPLIEDCISSFDSYSASGVRLGSIGDFAVYSLTKIFPFKYGGVLSFKERGIKGIDDTVLYQQLKKWLPVVPELKKKRVSIYQTLKKNISTAIYADDKNANPFMYGFNTLDFFSIQQELAAEMELGRTHVAREVHIPINPFVRLESYLKIVHRWNQK; encoded by the coding sequence AGCATTGGCTCAGTTTGACGCAATAGGAAGTAGCGATTTAAAAGAAATTACGGGCAATGAATATGAATTGTTTCAGAGTGGAACAGCTGCGATTCGGGCTATAGTAGAGTATTTGTATCTCACGTGGGAAGATGAAGTATTTATTACCACGACCACCGGTTCGAGCTATGTAAGTACTTGTGTGAGTGCAACGGTATTTAATTATTGCAAACTTTCACGTGTCTTGACCGATAAGACCAAAGCAATATTTGTTATTCATACGTATGGATTTCCTCATCCTGAATTAATGAGTCTTCGGAAGACAGCTAATGATCTTAACATTCCGCTCATTGAAGATTGTATCTCGTCTTTTGATTCTTATTCAGCTTCTGGAGTCAGACTGGGCAGCATTGGCGATTTTGCGGTTTATTCTCTTACAAAGATATTTCCGTTTAAGTATGGCGGCGTTTTATCATTCAAAGAGAGAGGGATAAAAGGTATTGACGATACAGTTCTATATCAACAATTAAAGAAGTGGCTACCCGTAGTTCCTGAGTTGAAGAAAAAACGCGTATCCATTTATCAAACTCTTAAAAAAAATATTTCTACTGCAATTTATGCTGATGACAAAAACGCCAACCCATTTATGTATGGCTTTAATACCCTCGATTTTTTTTCGATTCAACAAGAGCTAGCAGCTGAAATGGAACTTGGCAGAACACATGTAGCCAGAGAAGTGCATATTCCTATTAATCCTTTTGTTAGATTAGAATCATATTTAAAGATAGTACACAGGTGGAATCAAAAATGA